Proteins encoded together in one Sphingomonas radiodurans window:
- a CDS encoding multidrug effflux MFS transporter: MSLPHSPAVDRGAPIHRREFIALVASLMAMAALGIDTMLPALPDIGRTLAVENANDRQYVITVFGVGFGVAQLIHGPITDRFGRRRPLLVVLLLYAAANVLAAVAQSFPLLLAARFLGGACVAGSRVATVAMVRDCYSGRSMARIMSLAFMVFMAVPVAAPALGAGILLVGDWRTIFWVIGGAAILLAIWIALRLPETQHPEDRRPIRPGPIIAGWREALGDRLSLGYTIAAAGLTGALYGYLGSIEQVMSDTFGQPRLLIVVFATTAATMAVANLVNSRVVMRLGTRRMGHGAVAALLVLSTAHLVLVLSGHETLWTFGIVQALTLACFALSTSNFSSLAMERMGHIAGTASSVQGFLSLTVGSTLGMVIGQSFDGTTAPLTIGFLAAGIVALVAAAVTERGRLFSTAG; the protein is encoded by the coding sequence ATGTCGCTTCCCCATTCCCCAGCAGTCGATCGCGGCGCCCCGATCCACCGACGCGAATTCATCGCGCTCGTCGCTTCGCTGATGGCGATGGCCGCGCTTGGCATCGATACGATGCTGCCCGCCTTGCCGGACATCGGCCGCACGCTCGCCGTCGAGAACGCCAACGATCGGCAATATGTCATCACCGTCTTCGGCGTCGGCTTCGGCGTTGCGCAGCTCATCCATGGGCCGATCACCGACCGGTTCGGGCGTCGTCGCCCGCTGCTCGTCGTACTCCTGCTATATGCCGCCGCGAACGTGCTCGCCGCGGTAGCGCAGAGCTTCCCGCTGCTGCTCGCCGCCCGCTTCCTCGGCGGCGCGTGCGTCGCCGGATCGCGCGTCGCGACGGTCGCGATGGTGCGCGATTGTTATTCCGGCCGGTCGATGGCGCGGATCATGTCGCTCGCCTTCATGGTGTTCATGGCGGTGCCCGTCGCCGCGCCAGCGCTCGGCGCGGGCATCCTGTTGGTCGGCGACTGGCGGACGATCTTCTGGGTCATCGGCGGTGCCGCGATCCTACTCGCCATCTGGATCGCGCTCCGCCTGCCCGAAACGCAGCACCCCGAGGATCGCCGCCCGATCCGCCCCGGTCCGATCATCGCCGGCTGGCGCGAGGCGCTCGGCGACCGGCTCTCGCTCGGCTATACGATCGCCGCCGCCGGGCTGACTGGTGCGCTCTACGGTTATCTCGGATCGATCGAGCAGGTCATGTCCGACACGTTCGGGCAACCGAGGCTGCTGATCGTCGTCTTCGCGACGACAGCCGCGACGATGGCGGTAGCAAATCTCGTCAACTCGCGCGTCGTGATGCGATTGGGCACGCGACGGATGGGGCATGGCGCCGTCGCAGCGCTGCTGGTGCTCAGCACGGCCCATCTCGTGCTGGTCCTCTCGGGACACGAGACGCTGTGGACCTTTGGCATCGTGCAGGCGCTGACGCTTGCCTGCTTCGCGCTCTCCACCTCCAACTTCTCGTCGCTCGCGATGGAGCGGATGGGCCATATCGCCGGCACTGCGTCGAGCGTCCAGGGGTTCCTGTCGCTTACGGTCGGCTCCACGCTCGGCATGGTCATCGGCCAGTCGTTCGACGGCACCACGGCGCCTTTGACGATCGGCTTCCTTGCGGCCGGGATTGTGGCACTCGTCGCTGCGGCAGTCACCGAGCGTGGCCGGCTCTTCAGCACGGCCGGATAG
- a CDS encoding murein L,D-transpeptidase catalytic domain family protein, with translation MVSDAAPTRRGLLKTAGALAGAMALPEAVSAAMRATERKQTPLSASALAPVRPTPRVVPSSPRVVSPQLMRKALAAIERHGNRVAHRDRMVIADFSAPSAQPRFHFIDLVSGKSVSKLVAHGSGSDPAHSGYVQRFSNQDGSNASSEGAFLASEYYVGKHGRSQRLIGLDPTNNNALSRAIVVHGAWYSNPEMLRTHGRLGRSQGCFAVGERELAEVFDRLGQGRMIYAAKV, from the coding sequence ATGGTGAGTGATGCGGCGCCGACCCGGCGTGGTTTGTTGAAGACGGCGGGTGCGCTGGCAGGCGCGATGGCTCTCCCTGAGGCGGTTTCTGCAGCGATGCGTGCGACCGAGCGCAAGCAAACGCCCCTGTCAGCATCGGCACTGGCTCCCGTCCGTCCGACGCCGCGTGTCGTGCCGAGCTCGCCGCGAGTCGTTTCACCGCAATTGATGCGCAAGGCGCTTGCTGCGATCGAACGTCACGGCAACCGCGTCGCGCACCGCGACCGGATGGTGATCGCTGACTTTTCGGCGCCGTCGGCACAGCCGCGGTTCCACTTCATCGATCTGGTCAGCGGCAAGAGCGTGTCCAAGCTGGTCGCGCACGGCAGCGGCTCCGATCCCGCACACAGCGGTTATGTCCAGCGCTTCTCGAACCAAGATGGGTCGAACGCGTCGTCCGAGGGGGCCTTCCTCGCATCAGAATACTATGTCGGCAAGCATGGCCGGTCGCAGCGGCTGATCGGGCTCGATCCGACGAACAACAATGCGTTGTCGCGCGCGATCGTGGTTCACGGTGCGTGGTATTCCAACCCGGAGATGCTGCGTACGCACGGCCGGCTCGGCCGCAGCCAAGGATGTTTCGCGGTCGGCGAGCGCGAGCTGGCCGAGGTGTTCGACCGGCTCGGTCAGGGCCGGATGATCTACGCCGCCAAGGTCTGA
- a CDS encoding homoserine dehydrogenase — protein MADALRVALAGLGTVGGGVIRVLDTNRELITRRAGRPIELVAVSARDRSKDRGVDINRFEWVDDTSALARCDADVVVELVGGADGPALALARATLAAGKGLVTANKAMLAHHGFELATAAEAARAPLKFEAAVAGGIPVIKGLREGAAANVIARVYGILNGTCNFILSKMEAEGRDFADVLAEAQALGFAESDPSFDIDGIDAAHKLSILSSIAFGTKPAFGSVAASGIRHVIAADIAEAAALGYRVRLVGIAEAGASGLFQRVHAHLVPQDHPLAHVTGSTNAVVAEGNFVGRLLFQGAGAGDGPTASAVVADLIDIARGEFGPPYAMPAAALSDAPAATAGERRGRAYLRFTVADRVGVLAEIAAAMRDANVSIESLIQRGAAADGTALVAIVTHEAPEANVAAALERLRGSQSLAGEPLWMHILD, from the coding sequence ATGGCGGACGCATTGCGGGTGGCACTGGCGGGGCTGGGGACGGTCGGCGGGGGGGTGATCCGCGTTCTGGACACTAATCGCGAGCTGATCACGCGGCGCGCCGGCCGGCCAATCGAGCTCGTCGCCGTCTCCGCGCGCGATCGCAGCAAGGATCGCGGTGTCGATATCAATCGGTTCGAATGGGTCGACGACACGAGTGCGCTCGCGCGCTGCGATGCTGATGTAGTGGTCGAGCTGGTTGGCGGCGCCGATGGGCCGGCGCTGGCGCTCGCGCGGGCGACGCTGGCAGCGGGCAAGGGACTGGTGACGGCAAACAAGGCGATGTTGGCGCACCACGGGTTCGAGCTTGCGACCGCGGCTGAGGCCGCGCGTGCGCCGCTGAAGTTTGAAGCGGCGGTCGCTGGCGGCATTCCGGTGATCAAGGGGCTGCGCGAGGGCGCCGCCGCGAATGTGATCGCGCGCGTCTACGGCATCCTGAATGGGACGTGCAATTTCATCCTGAGCAAGATGGAGGCGGAGGGGCGCGACTTCGCTGACGTTCTGGCCGAGGCGCAGGCGCTTGGATTTGCCGAAAGCGATCCCTCGTTCGACATCGATGGGATCGACGCGGCGCATAAATTGTCGATCCTGTCGTCGATCGCGTTCGGGACGAAGCCGGCGTTCGGTTCGGTGGCGGCGAGCGGCATCCGCCACGTGATTGCCGCAGACATCGCGGAGGCGGCGGCGCTTGGCTATCGCGTGCGGCTTGTCGGGATTGCGGAGGCTGGCGCGAGCGGGCTGTTCCAGCGCGTCCATGCCCATCTGGTGCCGCAAGATCATCCGCTGGCTCATGTCACCGGATCGACCAATGCAGTTGTCGCGGAAGGCAATTTCGTTGGTCGACTGTTGTTTCAGGGTGCGGGCGCTGGGGACGGCCCGACCGCTAGCGCTGTCGTCGCCGACCTGATTGACATTGCGCGCGGTGAATTCGGGCCGCCATATGCAATGCCGGCCGCTGCGCTGTCTGACGCGCCAGCCGCAACTGCCGGCGAGCGACGTGGACGGGCATATTTGCGATTCACTGTTGCCGATCGTGTCGGCGTGCTGGCAGAGATCGCCGCGGCGATGCGCGACGCTAATGTCTCGATCGAAAGCCTGATCCAGCGCGGCGCTGCGGCCGATGGCACCGCACTGGTGGCGATCGTTACGCACGAAGCGCCGGAGGCGAATGTTGCGGCCGCGTTGGAGCGGTTGCGTGGGTCGCAGAGCCTCGCGGGCGAACCGCTTTGGATGCACATCCTCGATTGA
- a CDS encoding OPT family oligopeptide transporter: protein MTATTKPIAELTLRGVLLGGIITLLFTAANVYLGLKVGLTFATSIPAAVISMAILRNFSDSTILENNIVQTIASAAGTLAAIIFVLPGLVIIGWWQGFPFLLTAGITGLGGVLGVMFSVPLRRALVVDSDLPYPEGRAAAEVLQVGSGSREGAAESAAGLRLLVAGSLASAGFAILTQMRLAAAEASTWFRVGSGATGLSGGLSFALFGVGHLVGLSVGLAQLVGLITAWFILLPILTAAQPMPGEVETWASTIFRQDVRFFGAGVIGVAAVWTLLRIARPVIGGVTSALASSRARHAGEALALEEQDLPIGVVAGISAALLVPIGWLMWSIASVGPIAGSAAILVAGALVFVVVIGLMIATVTGYMAGLIGASNSPVSGIGILAVIAASLLLVGLFGRDLPPDTTAALVAYALIVTGLVFGIATIANDNLQDLKTGQLVGATPWKQQVALVIGVIFGSIVVPPVLDLLNTAFGFAGTPGAGPNALAAPQAGLISSLAKGVLGGDLNWTMLRWSALAGVIFIALDEVLGRAGRMRLPPLAIGIAIYLPMAVILPVVLGALVGAAYDRWSDRTSDPELARRMGTLTATGMIVGESLWGVAFAGIVAASGTNAPLAVVGDGFAPVALIGGTILFLGLIGWLYRGTRAAALTSARATS, encoded by the coding sequence ATGACCGCCACGACGAAGCCGATCGCCGAACTCACGCTGCGCGGCGTGCTGCTCGGCGGGATCATCACGCTGCTGTTCACCGCCGCGAACGTATACCTCGGCCTCAAGGTCGGGCTGACCTTCGCGACGTCGATCCCAGCCGCGGTGATCTCGATGGCGATCCTGCGGAATTTCAGTGACTCGACGATCCTCGAAAACAACATCGTCCAGACCATCGCGAGTGCAGCCGGCACGCTGGCCGCGATCATCTTCGTGCTCCCTGGGTTGGTGATCATCGGCTGGTGGCAGGGCTTCCCGTTCCTCCTCACCGCCGGAATAACCGGGCTCGGCGGCGTGCTCGGCGTCATGTTTTCGGTGCCGCTGCGCCGTGCGTTGGTGGTCGACAGCGACCTTCCGTATCCCGAAGGCCGCGCCGCCGCCGAAGTGCTCCAGGTCGGCTCCGGCTCGCGCGAGGGCGCCGCCGAGAGCGCGGCGGGGCTGCGCCTACTCGTCGCGGGCAGCCTCGCCTCCGCGGGCTTTGCGATCCTCACGCAGATGAGGCTCGCCGCAGCCGAGGCCTCGACCTGGTTTCGCGTCGGCAGCGGCGCGACCGGCCTTTCCGGCGGGCTGTCGTTCGCGCTGTTCGGTGTCGGCCATCTGGTCGGTCTGTCGGTCGGTCTGGCGCAGCTTGTCGGGCTGATCACCGCCTGGTTCATCCTGCTGCCGATCCTCACCGCGGCGCAGCCGATGCCGGGTGAGGTCGAGACGTGGGCGAGCACGATCTTCCGACAGGACGTGCGCTTCTTCGGCGCCGGTGTGATCGGCGTCGCCGCGGTTTGGACGCTCCTGCGGATCGCGCGCCCGGTGATCGGCGGCGTTACCTCCGCGCTCGCATCGAGCCGCGCCCGCCATGCCGGTGAGGCGCTCGCGCTCGAGGAACAGGATCTGCCGATCGGCGTCGTTGCCGGCATTTCGGCCGCGCTGCTGGTGCCGATCGGATGGCTGATGTGGAGTATCGCCAGCGTCGGACCGATCGCCGGTTCGGCCGCGATCCTCGTCGCCGGTGCGCTCGTGTTCGTCGTCGTGATCGGGCTAATGATCGCGACTGTCACCGGCTATATGGCCGGCCTGATCGGTGCGTCCAACTCGCCCGTCTCGGGTATCGGCATCCTGGCGGTCATCGCCGCGTCGCTCCTACTGGTCGGCCTGTTCGGGCGCGATCTGCCGCCGGACACCACCGCCGCACTTGTTGCATACGCGCTGATCGTAACCGGTCTCGTCTTCGGCATCGCGACGATTGCCAACGACAATCTGCAGGATCTCAAGACCGGTCAGCTCGTGGGCGCGACCCCGTGGAAGCAGCAGGTCGCGCTGGTGATCGGCGTGATCTTCGGTTCGATCGTGGTGCCTCCAGTACTCGATCTGCTCAACACCGCCTTCGGCTTCGCCGGTACGCCCGGCGCCGGGCCGAACGCACTAGCTGCGCCGCAAGCGGGGCTTATATCGTCGTTAGCGAAGGGCGTGCTCGGCGGCGACCTCAACTGGACGATGCTGCGCTGGAGCGCGCTCGCCGGGGTGATCTTCATCGCGCTCGACGAAGTGCTCGGCCGCGCTGGGCGGATGCGCTTGCCACCACTCGCAATCGGCATCGCCATCTATCTGCCGATGGCCGTGATCCTGCCCGTCGTGCTCGGCGCGCTCGTCGGTGCAGCCTATGATCGCTGGTCGGATCGAACCTCCGACCCCGAGCTGGCGCGCCGCATGGGCACGCTGACTGCTACCGGCATGATCGTCGGCGAGAGCCTGTGGGGTGTCGCCTTCGCCGGCATCGTCGCCGCGTCAGGCACCAATGCGCCGCTGGCGGTCGTCGGCGACGGCTTCGCACCGGTAGCCCTGATCGGCGGGACGATCCTGTTCCTCGGGCTGATTGGCTGGCTCTACCGCGGCACCCGCGCCGCCGCGCTCACATCCGCTCGAGCAACTTCTTGA
- a CDS encoding L,D-transpeptidase family protein: MRMIRALLPAVFGIVAFTSTPALAESVTSSVALVEAAASLAPGKYLWEEDAAAGPVSILISIPDQKAYVYRGERLVAVSTVSTGKEGNDTPVGIFTILQKKEMHRSNLYDDAPMPFMQRLTWDGVAIHAGRNPGFPASHGCIRVPASFAKKLFAATEMGATVEITDIAYSGDTPAPRSDAQLTAAANAATTKDLSRFLASRKLSF, from the coding sequence ATGCGCATGATTCGCGCCTTGCTTCCGGCTGTTTTCGGAATAGTCGCTTTCACTTCCACACCTGCTTTGGCGGAGAGCGTCACCAGCAGCGTCGCACTCGTCGAAGCCGCTGCCAGCCTCGCCCCGGGCAAATACCTATGGGAAGAAGATGCCGCGGCGGGCCCAGTCAGCATTCTGATCAGCATTCCCGATCAGAAGGCGTATGTTTACCGCGGCGAGCGGCTGGTGGCCGTGTCGACGGTTTCGACCGGCAAGGAAGGCAACGACACTCCCGTCGGCATCTTCACGATCCTGCAGAAGAAGGAAATGCATCGTTCAAATCTTTACGACGACGCGCCGATGCCGTTCATGCAGCGCCTGACGTGGGACGGCGTGGCGATCCACGCTGGCCGCAACCCCGGCTTCCCCGCGTCGCACGGCTGCATCCGTGTGCCCGCGAGCTTCGCCAAGAAACTGTTCGCCGCCACGGAGATGGGTGCGACGGTTGAGATAACCGACATCGCCTATTCGGGCGATACCCCGGCACCGCGCAGCGACGCGCAACTCACCGCCGCCGCGAACGCCGCCACGACGAAGGATCTGAGTAGGTTCCTCGCGAGCCGTAAACTCAGCTTTTGA
- a CDS encoding DNA primase, translating to MGGHQVTSHGSGDDGFDEDGYDESQRAEILEATRDGPSDGTIITDLEPDIDVDDSEEEEDDLQMIDGEVAAADDDALQDEDDTDEDVVQDEFDDGTISDDDNLGDTDEVALNP from the coding sequence ATGGGCGGTCATCAGGTAACGAGCCACGGTTCAGGCGACGACGGGTTCGACGAGGACGGCTATGACGAGAGCCAGCGCGCGGAGATCCTCGAAGCGACGCGAGATGGCCCGAGTGACGGCACGATCATCACCGATCTCGAGCCCGACATCGATGTCGACGACTCCGAGGAGGAAGAAGACGATCTGCAGATGATCGACGGTGAAGTTGCCGCGGCGGATGATGACGCCCTGCAAGATGAGGACGATACCGACGAGGACGTCGTTCAGGACGAGTTCGACGACGGCACGATCAGCGACGATGATAACCTCGGCGATACCGACGAGGTCGCTCTTAATCCGTGA
- a CDS encoding PspC domain-containing protein, translated as MTTATKPLAAPKDNLLGICNALGEDFGFNPLWLRLVLGTAFVIQPVGVVIGYLALGLVVLVSRLAFPNARARKHEEPVIALPASQAAVEQDDGMIYAKAA; from the coding sequence ATGACGACCGCAACCAAGCCGCTTGCCGCCCCCAAGGACAATTTGCTCGGCATCTGCAATGCGCTGGGCGAGGACTTCGGGTTCAATCCGCTTTGGCTGCGGCTTGTGCTCGGCACGGCGTTTGTGATTCAGCCGGTAGGCGTCGTGATCGGCTATCTGGCGCTTGGGCTCGTCGTTCTCGTGTCGCGGCTCGCTTTTCCGAACGCCCGGGCACGCAAGCATGAAGAGCCGGTGATCGCTCTGCCGGCATCGCAGGCGGCCGTGGAGCAGGACGACGGCATGATCTACGCGAAGGCCGCATAA
- a CDS encoding glycoside hydrolase family 130 protein, whose amino-acid sequence MDLFNHQLRLYADPSRVVVRPFHIAWSAMNGQGQRRAARMVEEVLAMSPVQASEQLAAVLKDFEARHWQTRRVFMTRYEEIAGQHGLDDVDIGDEKRQLIGAYFCHEYSYAAAALMNPSVVPHHDQSGMPEGSQRILMSLRAVGEGHISSVAFREGIITNENQLKLAPEPPFATAADAPAIDGDETPSGPITVHRHRDSTLSGTVIFPITEAQSKGLEDLRLVHFTHDDCAVEWLGTYTAYNGAKIQSELLRTRDFRAFDLVPMTGTAARNKGIALFPRKVGGDYLSIGRQDGENLYLLRSDRLDHWDDGELILTPVHPWELVQIGNCGPPIEIDEGWLLLTHGVGAMRKYSIGAALLDKNDPSKVLGRTKEPILAAADQDREGYVPNVVYTCGAMRHGDKLFMPYGIADSSVGFAFVEIKKLLERM is encoded by the coding sequence TTGGACTTGTTCAATCACCAGCTTCGGCTGTACGCCGACCCTTCGCGCGTGGTGGTGCGGCCTTTTCATATCGCCTGGTCGGCCATGAATGGCCAGGGGCAGCGCCGAGCGGCACGAATGGTCGAGGAAGTGCTCGCCATGTCGCCGGTGCAGGCGAGCGAGCAATTAGCCGCAGTGCTCAAGGACTTCGAGGCGCGGCATTGGCAGACGCGGCGCGTGTTCATGACGCGGTACGAAGAGATCGCCGGGCAGCACGGGCTGGACGACGTGGATATCGGCGATGAGAAGCGGCAGCTGATCGGCGCCTATTTCTGCCACGAATACAGCTATGCCGCCGCCGCGCTGATGAACCCGAGCGTAGTGCCGCACCATGACCAGTCAGGGATGCCGGAGGGCTCGCAGCGTATCCTGATGAGCCTACGCGCGGTGGGGGAGGGGCATATCTCGTCCGTCGCGTTTCGCGAGGGCATCATAACGAATGAGAATCAGCTGAAGCTTGCGCCAGAGCCACCGTTCGCGACCGCTGCCGACGCGCCGGCGATAGACGGTGACGAAACGCCGAGCGGCCCGATCACGGTGCATCGCCACCGCGATTCGACGCTGTCTGGCACAGTGATTTTTCCGATCACCGAAGCGCAGTCGAAGGGGCTTGAGGATCTGCGCCTGGTGCATTTCACGCACGATGACTGCGCGGTCGAATGGCTCGGCACCTATACCGCGTATAACGGCGCGAAGATTCAATCCGAATTGCTGCGTACGCGCGATTTCCGTGCGTTCGATCTGGTGCCGATGACGGGCACGGCGGCACGCAACAAGGGCATCGCCCTATTCCCGCGCAAGGTGGGCGGCGACTATCTGTCGATCGGGCGGCAGGATGGTGAGAACCTTTATCTGCTGCGGTCAGATCGGCTCGATCATTGGGACGACGGCGAGCTGATCCTGACTCCGGTGCATCCGTGGGAGCTGGTGCAGATCGGCAATTGCGGGCCGCCGATCGAGATCGACGAAGGCTGGCTGCTGCTGACGCATGGCGTTGGTGCAATGCGGAAATATTCGATTGGCGCGGCGCTGCTCGACAAGAACGATCCCTCGAAGGTGCTGGGCCGAACGAAGGAGCCGATCCTTGCCGCCGCCGATCAGGACCGCGAGGGCTATGTGCCCAACGTGGTCTACACCTGCGGCGCGATGCGGCACGGCGACAAATTGTTCATGCCGTATGGCATCGCGGACAGCTCGGTCGGGTTCGCTTTTGTCGAGATCAAGAAGTTGCTCGAGCGGATGTGA
- a CDS encoding isopenicillin N synthase family dioxygenase — protein sequence MLDSPLAQVPTFSLADEGHDPARFAADLGGSFRRFGFAVVADHGIPSDLIARAWAATEALFALPDAEKRDYFVEGAGGARGYTPFKTEIAKDAKHVDLKEFWHVGRELPAGHRYSAMMAPNIWPTRPAAFKDVFTELFSAFDTAGDRLLSAIARHLGLAPDWFDPAVKDGNSVLRLLHYPPIPADAEGVRADAHEDINLITLLLGAEEAGLELLDRDSGKWLAIKPPEGAMVVNVGDMLQRLTNHVLPSTTHRVVNPPPERRGHSRYSMPFFLHPAPDFLIETLPQTITSDNPNRYHTPITAHDYLHERLVEIGLIKS from the coding sequence ATGCTTGATTCTCCATTGGCGCAAGTGCCGACGTTCAGCCTGGCCGATGAGGGCCACGATCCTGCGCGGTTCGCAGCAGACCTTGGCGGCTCGTTCCGCCGCTTCGGTTTTGCGGTAGTGGCCGATCACGGCATTCCGTCCGATCTGATCGCGCGCGCCTGGGCGGCGACGGAAGCGCTGTTTGCTCTGCCCGATGCCGAGAAGCGCGACTATTTCGTCGAGGGTGCGGGCGGTGCCCGCGGCTACACGCCGTTCAAGACCGAGATCGCGAAGGACGCTAAGCACGTTGATCTGAAGGAATTCTGGCACGTCGGGCGCGAATTGCCTGCGGGTCATCGCTATTCGGCAATGATGGCGCCGAACATCTGGCCGACGCGCCCAGCGGCCTTCAAGGACGTGTTCACCGAGCTATTTTCAGCGTTTGACACGGCGGGCGACCGTCTGCTGTCAGCGATTGCGCGGCATCTGGGGCTCGCACCGGACTGGTTCGATCCGGCGGTGAAGGACGGCAACTCAGTGCTGCGGCTGCTGCATTATCCGCCGATCCCAGCTGATGCGGAAGGGGTGCGTGCCGACGCGCATGAGGACATCAATCTAATCACGCTGCTGCTGGGCGCGGAGGAGGCTGGGCTGGAGCTGCTCGACCGCGATTCCGGCAAGTGGCTCGCGATCAAGCCGCCGGAGGGGGCGATGGTCGTCAACGTCGGTGATATGCTGCAGCGGCTGACCAATCACGTGCTGCCGTCGACCACGCATCGTGTCGTCAACCCGCCGCCCGAGCGGCGCGGGCATTCACGCTATTCAATGCCGTTCTTCTTGCACCCAGCGCCCGATTTTCTGATCGAGACGCTGCCGCAGACGATCACGTCGGACAATCCCAACCGCTATCATACGCCGATCACGGCGCATGATTATCTCCACGAGCGGCTAGTGGAGATCGGGCTGATCAAAAGCTGA